In a single window of the Tellurirhabdus bombi genome:
- the rhaT gene encoding L-rhamnose/proton symporter RhaT has product MAVIWGVVLHALGGFASGSFYLPYKKVKEWSWESYWLVGGLFSWVAAPLIFGALTVPNLFDILAQTPTETKWWTYFWGVLWGFGGLTFGLAMRYLGLSLGMAVTLGLCAVFGTIVPPLYEGTFDKLLATTSGQVILLGLGVCVLGISICGIAGMMKERTLTPAQKKEAIAEFDLNKGLMVAVFSGVMSACMSFGLTAGQPIAELAVQNGADPLYMNNAPLVFILLGGLTTNAIWTIYLNIKNKTYTDYTNISTPIVRNIIFCALAGVTWYLQFFFYGMGDSKMGEYRFSGWTLHMAFIIAFSSFWGLYLREWRGSNPQTMRTIILGIATVIFSTMVVGYGNYLAE; this is encoded by the coding sequence ATGGCTGTTATCTGGGGAGTTGTCTTGCATGCGCTGGGAGGATTTGCTTCCGGCAGTTTTTATCTACCGTACAAAAAAGTTAAAGAATGGTCGTGGGAAAGTTACTGGCTAGTGGGCGGTTTGTTCTCCTGGGTAGCCGCTCCCCTGATCTTTGGGGCGTTAACAGTGCCTAACCTGTTTGACATTCTGGCTCAAACGCCAACCGAAACGAAATGGTGGACTTATTTCTGGGGCGTACTCTGGGGCTTCGGTGGCCTGACGTTCGGTCTGGCGATGCGTTATCTGGGCTTGTCGCTGGGCATGGCCGTAACGCTCGGCTTATGCGCCGTTTTTGGCACGATTGTTCCGCCCCTCTACGAAGGCACCTTTGATAAACTGCTCGCCACCACGTCGGGGCAAGTGATTCTCCTCGGCTTAGGGGTTTGTGTACTGGGAATTTCCATTTGCGGGATCGCCGGCATGATGAAAGAAAGAACCCTTACTCCCGCGCAGAAAAAAGAAGCCATCGCCGAATTTGACCTGAACAAAGGGTTAATGGTAGCCGTATTTTCCGGCGTCATGAGTGCCTGTATGTCCTTCGGGCTGACGGCGGGGCAACCCATTGCCGAATTAGCTGTTCAGAACGGGGCTGATCCGTTGTACATGAATAACGCGCCCCTGGTGTTTATTCTCCTAGGTGGCCTGACAACCAATGCGATTTGGACCATTTATCTGAACATTAAAAACAAAACTTACACCGATTACACCAACATTTCGACGCCAATTGTGCGGAACATCATTTTCTGCGCGCTGGCTGGTGTTACGTGGTACCTGCAATTTTTCTTCTACGGCATGGGCGACAGCAAAATGGGCGAATACCGCTTCTCAGGCTGGACGCTGCACATGGCCTTTATCATCGCCTTCAGTAGCTTCTGGGGTCTGTATCTGCGCGAGTGGCGCGGTTCTAATCCCCAAACCATGCGGACCATTATCCTGGGAATCGCTACCGTTATTTTCTCGACTATGGTGGTCGGGTACGGCAACTATCTGGCCGAATAA
- a CDS encoding nuclear transport factor 2 family protein: MLKCLVFTLLATVTLMSAVGPKKDETDAVAQAVEKLRKAMIDPDKKALDAIASDKLSYGHSSGKIEEKAAFMEAFLSGNSDFKAITLTDQTITVVDNTATVRHTLSAETNDKGVAGKVKLAVLLVWVKQKGDWKLLARQAVKLAQ, translated from the coding sequence ATGCTAAAGTGCCTAGTTTTTACACTGCTTGCTACGGTAACCCTTATGTCGGCTGTCGGGCCTAAAAAAGACGAGACAGATGCGGTGGCGCAGGCCGTGGAAAAACTCCGTAAAGCCATGATTGATCCCGACAAAAAAGCACTGGACGCCATCGCTTCCGATAAGCTGAGCTACGGTCACTCGAGCGGGAAAATTGAGGAGAAAGCCGCCTTTATGGAGGCCTTCCTGAGCGGAAATTCTGATTTTAAAGCCATAACCCTCACGGATCAAACCATCACGGTTGTGGACAATACGGCCACGGTGCGCCATACACTATCGGCCGAAACCAACGATAAAGGTGTCGCCGGGAAAGTAAAGCTGGCCGTATTGCTCGTTTGGGTAAAACAAAAAGGAGACTGGAAGCTGCTGGCGCGTCAGGCGGTGAAACTGGCCCAGTAG
- a CDS encoding DUF1080 domain-containing protein translates to MQIYSKNRMAGICLLAAFLALTTTAKGQPEKIIQPRLADMVEGKGLRVVNRAVSPLREKNRQGLRFDERKEHGIAWLEGVRFGNGTIELDIRGRDELQKSFVGIAFHGVDDQTFETIYFRPFNFQALDSIRRIHAVQYTFEPGASWEKLRKEHPGQYEKSVNPAPGPTDWFHARIEINMPTIRVFVNNAPQPSLVVESLSSHREGALGLMVGNQSNGDFANLKIMPAR, encoded by the coding sequence ATGCAAATCTACAGCAAAAATCGAATGGCGGGAATTTGCTTATTGGCGGCTTTCCTCGCATTAACAACGACAGCAAAGGGCCAGCCAGAAAAAATTATTCAGCCCAGACTGGCCGATATGGTCGAAGGAAAAGGATTGCGCGTCGTGAATCGAGCGGTGAGTCCTTTGCGGGAAAAAAACCGGCAGGGCCTGCGCTTCGACGAACGAAAAGAGCACGGAATTGCCTGGCTCGAAGGCGTTCGGTTCGGAAACGGCACCATCGAACTGGATATTCGGGGACGTGATGAGTTGCAGAAAAGTTTTGTTGGAATAGCCTTTCATGGCGTTGATGACCAAACGTTTGAAACCATCTATTTTCGGCCCTTTAACTTTCAGGCGTTAGATTCCATCCGGCGGATTCATGCCGTGCAATACACCTTTGAGCCGGGTGCATCCTGGGAGAAGCTGCGTAAAGAGCACCCCGGACAGTATGAAAAAAGCGTTAATCCCGCCCCCGGGCCAACCGACTGGTTTCATGCGCGCATCGAAATCAACATGCCTACCATTCGCGTTTTCGTGAATAATGCACCCCAGCCCAGTCTGGTCGTTGAGAGCCTTAGTAGTCACCGGGAAGGCGCTTTGGGGTTGATGGTAGGCAACCAGTCCAACGGCGATTTTGCTAATTTAAAGATCATGCCCGCTCGGTAA
- a CDS encoding response regulator transcription factor, with protein sequence MSAQPHILLVEDEPFLAKVIKDSLEQRNYAVTHTDDGRRAYSLFQHHPFSLCIVDVMLPQTDGFTLVRQIRATNVHVPILFLTARTATKDVIEGYESGGNDYLKKPFSLEELFLRVHELLKRNTAPVQAQETEVLLGQFTFNPHKQTLQFPNQPETRLSHRETQLLNMLYQHRNTLLDRKQVLITLWGDDSFFHTRTMDVFITKLRKQLKPDPSVEILNIRGMGYKLIC encoded by the coding sequence ATGAGCGCCCAACCGCACATTTTGCTGGTGGAGGATGAGCCTTTCCTGGCTAAAGTGATCAAAGACAGCCTGGAACAGCGAAATTATGCCGTAACTCATACCGACGATGGCCGAAGAGCGTACAGCCTGTTTCAGCACCACCCATTTTCGCTTTGCATCGTGGATGTCATGCTGCCTCAAACGGATGGGTTTACGCTGGTTCGGCAGATTCGGGCTACCAACGTGCACGTTCCCATCTTATTTCTGACGGCCCGAACCGCGACAAAAGACGTCATTGAAGGCTACGAAAGTGGGGGCAATGATTACCTGAAGAAACCATTTAGCCTGGAAGAACTCTTTCTGCGGGTTCACGAACTCTTGAAACGGAACACGGCTCCGGTCCAGGCTCAGGAAACAGAGGTTTTGCTTGGCCAGTTTACCTTCAATCCCCACAAGCAGACGTTACAATTCCCAAACCAGCCCGAAACCCGGCTATCCCACCGGGAAACCCAGTTGTTGAATATGCTGTATCAGCACCGAAATACCCTACTGGATCGTAAGCAGGTGCTGATCACGTTGTGGGGAGACGACAGCTTTTTTCATACTAGGACAATGGATGTCTTCATCACCAAGCTCCGCAAACAGTTGAAACCCGACCCGTCCGTCGAAATTCTCAACATCCGGGGAATGGGTTACAAGCTGATTTGCTGA
- a CDS encoding redoxin family protein, which translates to MKQLTFVLLFLAHAGLAQQKKGQAVPDLQFETILNAPVKATALSQLKGKIVLIEFWATWCGSCLEAMPHLKQLQQKYGSQLQVIAVTNETVKRTNQYLAARPSNLWFAVDTAGAIAKLFPHQLIPHTVLIDTEGKLIASTNPEAVTDQVIEAIWNRKEVHLPQKIDNPLPPAEVLKTYFYAADTVQSRFRMQGEIKGSPGLSTTYLNDSTFKQRRITCLNLPLTSLYRLAHGDFPYSRTIDKTGEGNNAPVYCLDLIVRGKDELLPTLQTELAKRFDMQTKVEPQLKDVSVLKIMDPEKFKRIPRNKSGQRTYYARHGEIDQQGITMNEFAEFLESFGTGKRLVINGTQNSEKLDVKFSFQPENPQSLVDILAGMGLALVNEQREVAMLVLYKE; encoded by the coding sequence ATGAAACAGTTAACTTTCGTTCTCCTATTTTTAGCTCACGCAGGCTTAGCCCAGCAAAAAAAAGGGCAGGCAGTACCCGACCTCCAATTCGAGACAATCCTCAACGCGCCCGTCAAAGCGACTGCATTAAGCCAGTTAAAGGGCAAAATTGTGCTGATTGAGTTTTGGGCCACTTGGTGTGGCTCTTGCCTCGAAGCCATGCCGCACCTCAAGCAGTTGCAGCAGAAATACGGGTCACAGTTGCAGGTCATCGCGGTAACCAACGAAACCGTCAAGCGAACTAATCAGTATCTGGCAGCCCGCCCTTCCAATCTGTGGTTTGCCGTCGATACGGCGGGTGCTATTGCCAAACTGTTTCCGCATCAACTGATTCCGCATACGGTATTGATCGATACGGAAGGAAAACTGATTGCCAGCACGAACCCCGAAGCCGTTACGGATCAGGTGATCGAAGCCATCTGGAATCGAAAAGAAGTGCATTTGCCCCAAAAAATAGACAATCCACTCCCTCCTGCTGAAGTGCTTAAAACTTACTTCTACGCGGCGGATACAGTACAAAGCCGGTTCAGGATGCAGGGTGAGATAAAAGGAAGTCCGGGCCTGAGTACGACCTATCTGAATGATTCAACGTTTAAACAACGTCGGATCACGTGCCTGAATCTACCATTAACGTCGCTGTATAGATTGGCCCACGGCGATTTTCCGTACAGCCGGACGATTGACAAAACCGGCGAGGGGAACAACGCGCCCGTGTATTGCCTGGATTTGATTGTGAGGGGTAAAGACGAATTACTGCCAACATTGCAAACCGAGCTAGCCAAGCGGTTTGATATGCAGACGAAAGTGGAACCGCAGTTGAAGGATGTGAGCGTCTTAAAAATAATGGACCCTGAAAAATTCAAGCGGATTCCCCGGAACAAGTCGGGCCAACGCACCTATTACGCCCGGCACGGCGAAATCGATCAGCAGGGAATTACGATGAACGAGTTCGCTGAGTTTTTGGAAAGCTTCGGGACTGGAAAGCGACTGGTTATCAACGGAACTCAAAACAGCGAGAAACTGGATGTTAAATTCTCGTTCCAGCCCGAAAATCCGCAGAGCCTGGTGGATATTTTAGCGGGGATGGGTTTAGCGCTGGTCAACGAGCAACGAGAGGTAGCTATGCTGGTGCTTTACAAGGAGTAA
- a CDS encoding sensor histidine kinase encodes MKKHINLILVLMALCVAGIIGLQLFWNYQNYKSTVDTFQRDSNEALNTAVDQEMAQRHQQLVNRFKGWLADTSFITITCDTNNREGNTVFHIKDRYPKYADSKGFSFGISDFKEKLPQITPRAKTILIKHFGQKMLWGDLKKGFVYYYTPRLGDSLDTAYKNSSVNRAALTKLYQKLLAEKGIRTSFVLNQDTIQANHYSTKPVNTSLRRPYKKDLVWAGFESPDTYFLKSMKWVIISTLLLITIALVCFGYTAKTLLSQHKLAELKDNFINNMTHELNTPLASIKITAEALRTFAYPPETQNEYLNIISHQTDKLTALTTQILNTNRLVRSSEETWQGLDLNALMTKAIHDLAVRLDQQQAEVNYEPLSEAALVRGEAASLTNVFTNIIDNALKYAPRHAKLDIRLSARDKQVEIAFADNGIGIPVEYHDKVFERFFRVPQGNVHDVKGYGLGLSYVRQVIQQHRGAVHVRANQPCGSVFIVQLPLL; translated from the coding sequence ATGAAAAAGCACATCAATCTGATCCTGGTTCTGATGGCGCTGTGCGTAGCCGGCATTATTGGTTTGCAGTTGTTTTGGAACTACCAGAACTACAAAAGCACAGTCGATACGTTTCAGCGTGACAGCAACGAGGCCCTGAATACGGCGGTCGATCAGGAAATGGCCCAGCGTCACCAGCAATTGGTCAATCGGTTCAAAGGGTGGCTAGCGGATACGTCATTCATCACCATCACCTGCGACACCAACAACCGGGAGGGAAACACGGTTTTTCACATCAAGGACCGTTATCCCAAATACGCCGACAGTAAAGGATTCTCGTTTGGAATAAGTGACTTTAAGGAGAAGTTGCCCCAGATTACGCCACGAGCGAAAACAATTTTGATTAAGCACTTCGGCCAAAAAATGCTCTGGGGCGATTTGAAAAAAGGCTTCGTTTATTACTACACGCCGCGTCTGGGGGATAGCTTAGATACAGCCTATAAAAATAGCTCGGTGAATCGGGCCGCCCTGACCAAACTCTATCAAAAACTGCTGGCTGAAAAGGGCATCCGAACCTCGTTTGTGCTTAATCAAGACACAATCCAAGCCAACCATTATAGCACTAAGCCGGTTAACACCTCGTTGCGGCGGCCCTACAAAAAAGACCTGGTCTGGGCCGGTTTCGAAAGCCCGGATACGTATTTTTTAAAAAGCATGAAGTGGGTGATTATCAGCACGCTACTGCTCATTACCATTGCCCTGGTTTGCTTTGGTTATACGGCCAAAACGCTGCTCTCACAACACAAATTAGCGGAGCTGAAAGACAACTTCATTAACAATATGACGCATGAACTGAACACCCCATTGGCATCGATTAAGATCACGGCGGAAGCTTTGAGAACGTTCGCGTACCCGCCCGAAACCCAGAATGAGTATTTAAATATTATTAGCCACCAGACGGACAAACTAACGGCCCTGACCACCCAAATTTTAAATACCAATCGCCTCGTCCGAAGCTCCGAAGAAACATGGCAAGGGCTGGATCTCAATGCGTTGATGACTAAAGCAATCCACGACCTTGCCGTTCGGCTCGATCAGCAACAGGCCGAGGTTAACTACGAACCACTCTCCGAAGCTGCTCTGGTGCGCGGCGAAGCGGCCAGCCTGACTAACGTATTTACTAATATCATCGACAACGCGCTGAAGTACGCCCCCCGACACGCAAAGCTCGACATTCGTTTATCGGCCCGGGACAAGCAGGTCGAAATTGCGTTTGCCGACAACGGCATCGGTATTCCCGTTGAATACCACGACAAGGTGTTTGAGCGATTCTTTCGGGTTCCTCAAGGAAATGTACACGACGTAAAGGGCTACGGGCTGGGGTTAAGCTACGTCCGTCAGGTGATTCAACAGCATCGGGGGGCGGTGCATGTGCGGGCTAACCAGCCGTGCGGAAGTGTTTTCATCGTTCAACTGCCCTTGTTATGA
- a CDS encoding DUF2911 domain-containing protein, whose protein sequence is MKNYSKNLMTLTLTLLMGLFCIQSMAQEKAPPASPPATAKQTVGSKTITIDYSQPSVKGRDIWNAEGKLAPYGQVWRTGANATTTIDFSDDVKVEGKSVPKGKYGLFTIPGQKEWVIIINKGIKWGAYTYKQEEDVVRVTVPAKKAKSFQEKFTIDISKKGVVSLMWADAQADFTVK, encoded by the coding sequence ATGAAAAATTACAGTAAAAATCTAATGACCTTAACGCTTACGCTGTTGATGGGTCTTTTCTGCATTCAATCCATGGCCCAGGAGAAAGCGCCACCGGCCAGCCCTCCGGCAACGGCGAAGCAAACCGTTGGTAGCAAGACCATTACGATTGATTACAGCCAGCCATCCGTCAAAGGACGCGACATCTGGAACGCTGAAGGCAAACTGGCCCCTTACGGACAGGTATGGCGTACAGGTGCGAACGCCACGACAACCATCGACTTTTCGGACGATGTGAAGGTTGAAGGCAAAAGCGTGCCTAAAGGCAAATACGGTTTGTTTACCATTCCAGGCCAGAAAGAATGGGTAATCATCATTAACAAAGGAATCAAGTGGGGCGCGTATACATACAAGCAGGAAGAAGACGTAGTACGTGTAACGGTTCCGGCTAAAAAGGCGAAAAGCTTCCAGGAAAAATTCACCATCGATATTTCCAAAAAAGGAGTTGTTTCGTTGATGTGGGCTGACGCTCAGGCGGATTTTACGGTGAAGTAA
- a CDS encoding glycoside hydrolase family 28 protein, with protein MLLFLSIISFWLNLVNAPDPAWVKQVGARTIPTKKTVYLTATYGAVGDGKALNTKAIQKAIDAAAAKGGGLITFKPGRYLTGSLFLKKGVTLHLDKGVVLLGSQTLADYPEIDTRVAGIEMKWPAALINILDQENVAITGEGTVNAQGKPFWDSYWSLRKDYEKKGLRWIVDYDAKRPRTLLVANSVNITLKGITLQEAGFWTVHILYSKHVTADGLVIRNNIGGHGPSTDGIDIDSSSYILVQNCDIDCNDDNFCLKSGRDWDGLRVNRPAEYIVIRDCVSGAGGGLITFGSETSGGIRHVLARNLKAKGTKVGIRLKSATTRGGTVEDIHLEDIQMDGVGTAVEVTMNWNPSYSYSTLPEGYTEATLPAHWKTMLAKVEPAERGIPHFRNVSIKRLTVTDAKRAILAEGLKESLLENFRFEDVTITTDKAGQIDFGQNWTLQNMAIKARDNQPLTVKNSSGISL; from the coding sequence ATGCTTCTCTTCCTTTCGATTATATCTTTCTGGCTAAACCTCGTCAACGCTCCTGATCCAGCTTGGGTAAAACAGGTAGGCGCGCGAACCATACCAACGAAAAAAACAGTTTACTTAACCGCTACTTATGGGGCGGTAGGGGATGGCAAAGCCCTGAATACCAAAGCCATTCAGAAAGCCATCGATGCCGCAGCTGCTAAAGGAGGCGGCCTTATTACATTTAAGCCGGGGCGTTACCTGACTGGCTCCCTGTTTCTGAAAAAAGGCGTTACGCTGCACCTGGACAAAGGCGTTGTGTTGCTGGGAAGCCAGACCCTGGCCGATTACCCCGAAATTGATACGCGGGTGGCCGGTATCGAAATGAAATGGCCTGCCGCGCTCATCAACATTCTGGATCAGGAGAACGTGGCGATAACCGGTGAGGGCACCGTCAATGCGCAGGGCAAACCGTTCTGGGATAGCTACTGGTCACTGCGGAAAGACTACGAGAAAAAAGGGCTGCGCTGGATTGTCGATTACGACGCCAAACGCCCGCGCACGCTGCTGGTTGCCAATTCAGTCAATATCACACTCAAAGGCATTACGTTGCAGGAAGCCGGTTTCTGGACGGTGCATATCCTGTATTCAAAGCACGTTACCGCCGACGGACTGGTGATCAGAAACAACATTGGTGGTCACGGCCCCAGTACCGATGGCATTGACATTGATTCTTCTTCCTACATTCTGGTTCAAAACTGCGACATTGATTGCAACGACGATAATTTCTGCCTGAAATCCGGTCGTGATTGGGATGGCCTGCGGGTCAATCGTCCGGCGGAATACATTGTAATTCGGGATTGCGTTTCGGGAGCGGGCGGCGGCTTGATCACGTTTGGCAGCGAAACGTCGGGCGGCATTCGGCATGTGCTGGCCCGTAATTTGAAAGCCAAAGGAACCAAGGTTGGCATTCGCCTGAAGTCGGCAACAACGCGGGGCGGCACCGTAGAAGACATTCACCTGGAAGATATTCAGATGGATGGCGTCGGAACCGCCGTTGAAGTGACCATGAACTGGAATCCGAGCTACAGCTATTCGACCCTGCCCGAAGGTTACACGGAAGCTACCTTGCCTGCGCACTGGAAAACCATGCTGGCAAAAGTAGAACCGGCCGAACGCGGAATCCCGCACTTCCGAAACGTATCCATCAAACGATTGACCGTGACGGATGCCAAACGGGCTATTCTGGCCGAAGGGCTGAAAGAGTCGTTGCTGGAAAATTTCCGCTTCGAAGACGTAACCATCACTACTGATAAAGCAGGACAAATCGATTTTGGCCAGAACTGGACGCTTCAGAATATGGCTATCAAAGCCAGAGATAATCAGCCGCTGACCGTAAAAAACAGCAGCGGAATAAGCCTGTAA
- a CDS encoding rhamnogalacturonan lyase → MKRLFLAAGLLVFSGELMAQRLMEALNRGMVAIQQEGHVYVGWRLLGTDPDNIAFNVYRTTGSKKAVKLNKIPLTGSTNYVDQAVDTSQTNAYFVRPILNGKEQGASESFAAIRQPYLNIPLQTPTGYTPNDASVGDLDGDGEYEIVLHQTGRSRDTGAKGLTDPPVLEAYKLDGTLLWRINLGKNIREGAHYTQFMVYDLDGDGRAEIACKTADGTVDGRGKVIGDSTKDWRSTQDQTLGKILDGPEFFTIFDGKTGAELATTDYMPSRYPTDGWGGIGGNGGTDNNGNRVDRFLACVAYLDGKLPSVVMCRGYYGRTVLAAWDWRGGKLTSRWVFDSAKEAEGYSGMGNHNLTVTDVDGDGKDEIVYGSMTVDDNGKGLYTTRLRHGDALHVSDLDPTRPGLEAWGIHENEEPVPGYEKGYGAALFDARTGEVLWGSFPGQDVGRGVAEDIDPSNPGAELWWSGSEGIYSTKGKRIGNSPKSCNFVIWWDGDLTRELLDGNHIDKYVNGGTETRLLTAEGCSSNNGTKATPTLSADLFGDWREEVIFRTNDNKNLRIYTTTLPTTHRLPTLMHDPQYRLSIAWQNVGYNQPPHPSFFLGTGMQKAPKPKIVVKK, encoded by the coding sequence ATGAAACGACTGTTCCTAGCGGCGGGGCTGCTGGTCTTTTCCGGTGAATTGATGGCCCAACGCCTGATGGAAGCCCTGAACCGGGGTATGGTAGCCATACAGCAGGAGGGGCACGTATACGTCGGCTGGCGGCTGCTGGGTACCGATCCCGATAACATCGCCTTCAATGTGTACCGTACCACAGGAAGTAAAAAAGCGGTTAAGCTCAATAAAATTCCCCTTACTGGGAGTACCAATTACGTGGACCAGGCGGTAGATACGAGCCAAACAAATGCGTATTTCGTTCGTCCGATCCTAAACGGGAAAGAGCAGGGGGCAAGTGAATCATTTGCGGCCATCCGTCAGCCTTATCTGAATATCCCACTCCAAACGCCAACTGGTTACACGCCTAATGACGCTTCGGTAGGAGATTTAGACGGCGATGGCGAATACGAAATTGTTCTGCATCAGACCGGCCGAAGCCGCGATACGGGCGCTAAAGGCTTGACCGATCCACCCGTTCTAGAAGCCTACAAACTGGACGGTACGTTACTTTGGCGTATCAATCTGGGCAAAAACATCCGGGAGGGAGCGCACTATACGCAGTTTATGGTGTACGATCTGGATGGCGACGGGCGGGCCGAAATAGCCTGTAAAACCGCCGACGGAACCGTAGATGGTCGCGGGAAAGTGATTGGTGATTCGACCAAAGACTGGCGCAGTACGCAGGATCAAACGCTCGGTAAAATTCTCGATGGCCCGGAATTCTTCACCATTTTCGACGGCAAAACCGGGGCTGAACTGGCCACGACCGATTACATGCCATCGCGCTATCCAACCGACGGTTGGGGCGGCATTGGCGGCAACGGTGGAACAGACAACAACGGCAACCGAGTGGATCGATTTCTGGCTTGCGTGGCTTACCTGGACGGAAAGCTGCCGAGTGTGGTGATGTGCCGGGGTTACTACGGACGCACGGTGCTGGCTGCCTGGGACTGGCGCGGCGGCAAGCTAACTTCCCGTTGGGTTTTTGATTCGGCGAAAGAAGCCGAAGGCTATTCGGGTATGGGCAATCACAACCTGACCGTGACGGACGTGGATGGCGACGGAAAAGACGAAATCGTTTACGGCTCCATGACGGTAGATGATAACGGAAAAGGCTTGTACACCACGCGTTTGCGGCACGGAGACGCCTTGCACGTTAGCGATCTGGACCCCACTCGGCCCGGTCTGGAAGCCTGGGGCATTCACGAAAATGAAGAACCTGTTCCGGGCTATGAGAAAGGCTACGGAGCGGCTTTGTTTGATGCGCGCACCGGCGAAGTTTTATGGGGTTCTTTTCCCGGTCAGGATGTGGGTCGGGGCGTAGCCGAAGATATTGATCCGTCTAATCCGGGGGCGGAACTCTGGTGGTCGGGTTCGGAAGGCATTTACAGTACCAAAGGAAAACGAATTGGAAATAGTCCTAAATCGTGCAATTTCGTGATCTGGTGGGATGGCGACCTGACCCGCGAATTACTGGACGGAAACCACATCGACAAATACGTCAACGGTGGAACGGAAACACGGTTGTTGACCGCCGAAGGGTGTTCTTCCAACAACGGCACCAAAGCGACGCCGACGCTCAGTGCTGATCTGTTCGGCGACTGGCGCGAGGAAGTCATTTTTCGGACCAACGATAATAAAAACCTCAGGATTTACACAACTACTCTTCCAACCACGCATCGCCTGCCTACACTCATGCACGACCCGCAGTACCGGCTGAGCATTGCCTGGCAGAACGTGGGGTATAACCAACCACCGCACCCGAGCTTTTTTCTGGGTACGGGCATGCAGAAAGCCCCGAAGCCGAAGATTGTTGTGAAAAAATAG